In Streptomyces sp. NBC_00341, the DNA window CGCCGAGGATCTTGGCGGCCACGTACCTGAGATAGGCCTTGGTGTTGCGCGCCCGTGGGCCGCGGGCGGCCGCCGGACCGGCCGGAGCCGGCCCTTCGGTATCCGCATCCGCCTGTTTCACGAGCGCCGGAGTGCTGTCAGCTGTCATGAGGGAACTCTCGTTACTCGTGCTGCACTTAGAGGGACCGGCCGGCGGGGCCGCTGTGGATCGGGCCCCGCCGCCGCTCCCTCTCATCCGGTCCGCGGAAAACACCCGCGGTCCATGGAACTACTCGCGGTCGTCCGCGGTGGTGCGACGCCGCCTCATGAGGAGGAATCCGCCACCCGCGAGGACCACGACGACGACCACGATGCCGATGACGACCCCGGTGGAACTCGATCCGCTGTCGCTGTCCGTGCCGTCGCCGCTGCCCGCCGGTACGGCCGACCACCAGCTCCAGTAACCGTCCTGGCCGTAGATGTTGCCGGCCGCCTCGGGCATGGTCGTGATCGACTTGATCTGGTCGGTGCGGTAGGCCTCGACCGCGTTCGGGTACGCGATGACGTTCATGTACCCGGAGTCGTAGAGCCAGGACTGCATCTGCTTGACGATGTCCGCCCGCTTGGCCGGGTCGTACTCGGCGAGCTGCTTCTTGTACAGCTCGTCGTACGTCTTGTCGCAGATGAAGTCGTCCGTGGTCGCGCTCTCCTTGGCCTTGACCGGCAGGGCTGCGCAGGTGTGGATGCCGAGGACGAAGTCGGGGTCGGGGTTGACGGACCAGCCGTCGAAGGCGAGGTCGTACTCACCGGCGTACCAGGGCACGGAGACGTCGTCGAGGCAGTCGACCTTGAGACCGATGCCGAGCTTGCCCCACCACTCCTTGAGGTACTTGCCGATCGCCTTGTCGTTCGGGTCCGTGGCGTGGCAGAGGATGCGCAGGTCGAGCGGCTTGCCGTCCTTGCCGACGCGCTGGTCGCCCTTGAGCTTGTAGCCCGCCTGGTCCAGGAGCTTGGCCGCCTTGGCCGGGTCGTAGCCCAGCTTCTGGTCCGCCGACGGTTCCCACTTGTACGCCGGGAAGCGCGGCGGGATGTAGCCCGCGCCGTTGACGGCGTGGCCCTGGAAGACCTTGTCGATGAGGGTGTCGCGGTCGATGGACAGGAAGAGCGCCTGGCGGACCTTCAGGTCGAGCAGCGCCTTGTTGCCGTTGCCGAACTTCTTGCCGTCCTTGGTCTGCGCGCCGGGGTTGGTGGCCAGCGCGAAGAACCGGCGGCCCGGACCCTCGTTCACCTTGATGTTCTTCTCGCCCTTGAGCGAGTTGGCCTGGGCGGGCGTCAGCGCGGGCGAACCGGCGACGAAGGAGACCTCGCCCTTGCGGAGTGCGGCGACCGCGGCGTCCTGGTCCTTGTAGGTCTTGAAGACGACCTCGTCGAACTTGGGCGAGCCGCGCCAGAAGTCCTTGTTGGCCTTGAGCTTCACATACTGGTCGACCTTGTAGTCGGTCAGGATGAACGGCCCGTTGCCCACGATCGGGAACTTCGTGTCGTTGTTGAACTTCGAGAAGTCCCCGACCTTGTCCCAGAGGTGCTTGGGTACGATCGGGACATCGAGTGCGGCCATGGTGGCCTGCGGTTCCTTCAGCTCGATGACCAGCTTCGTGGGGCTCGGCGCCGTCACCTTCTTGAAGTTGGTGACGAAGCTGCCGTTGGCCTGGCCGGCGGCCTCGTCGGTCATGATCTTGTTGAAGGTCCAGGCCGCGTCCTCCGCGGTGGCCTGCTGACCATCGGACCACTTGGAGTTGGACCGAATGGTGTAGGTCCACGTCAGCTTGTCCGCGGACGGCTCCCACTTGGTGGCCAGGCCCGGGATCGCGTGGTTGTCCTTGGCGTCATAGTTCGTCAGGAAGTCGTACATGAGCCGGGTGAGGCTGGTGCTCATCAGCTTCTGGGCGAGGAACGGACTCAGTGAGTCGACGCTCTGCGCGACCGCGACGGTCAGTGTCGTCCTGCCGCTGTCGGCGGCCTGCGCCTGCTGGGGCGAGGCGGCCCCGAGCGGGACCCCCGGCACGACGGACGCGGCGGCGAGCCCGAGGGCGGCGGCACCGGAGGCCAGGAGGACACGCAGACGTGAGCGTGGCTGGGCGGCGTGTGGTGGGACTCTTTCGACCATGGTCAGGGACCTCGCGTCATGACTCGCACGGAGAAGGCGGGTTGATCTGTGGATCGCCAGCTGGTGAAGCGAAGGTTTATCAGCGGTGGTCGAGCCGCGTCAACGGTCATCGAAACGGCGT includes these proteins:
- a CDS encoding ABC transporter substrate-binding protein yields the protein MVERVPPHAAQPRSRLRVLLASGAAALGLAAASVVPGVPLGAASPQQAQAADSGRTTLTVAVAQSVDSLSPFLAQKLMSTSLTRLMYDFLTNYDAKDNHAIPGLATKWEPSADKLTWTYTIRSNSKWSDGQQATAEDAAWTFNKIMTDEAAGQANGSFVTNFKKVTAPSPTKLVIELKEPQATMAALDVPIVPKHLWDKVGDFSKFNNDTKFPIVGNGPFILTDYKVDQYVKLKANKDFWRGSPKFDEVVFKTYKDQDAAVAALRKGEVSFVAGSPALTPAQANSLKGEKNIKVNEGPGRRFFALATNPGAQTKDGKKFGNGNKALLDLKVRQALFLSIDRDTLIDKVFQGHAVNGAGYIPPRFPAYKWEPSADQKLGYDPAKAAKLLDQAGYKLKGDQRVGKDGKPLDLRILCHATDPNDKAIGKYLKEWWGKLGIGLKVDCLDDVSVPWYAGEYDLAFDGWSVNPDPDFVLGIHTCAALPVKAKESATTDDFICDKTYDELYKKQLAEYDPAKRADIVKQMQSWLYDSGYMNVIAYPNAVEAYRTDQIKSITTMPEAAGNIYGQDGYWSWWSAVPAGSGDGTDSDSGSSSTGVVIGIVVVVVVLAGGGFLLMRRRRTTADDRE